The Phaeobacter gallaeciensis DSM 26640 genomic sequence ACACTGGTGACCCCCGGGCCGGGGAACCGCTACCAATCAGAGGCCGAGATCCGGCAGGAGCTGTTCAAAACCCTGACCACCGGGTTTCAGGTGCTGGTCGATATGCGGCTGGGCCGGCCGCTGGGCCAGTTCGATGCCCCCCGCCCCAAACGCGCCGAGGCCCGCCGCTCCGCCCGCAGCCAGCACCACATCGTGCTGAGCCTCACCGCGATGGAACCGCTCGCCCTTGCCCTTGCGGCAGGCGATCCCGCGCTAGTGCAGGATATCCATGCAGGCTTTGCCAAGGCATTGAAACGCGCCAGCGCGCTGGACGATCCCTCCCTCGCCGGGGTGGCCGACCCCGCCCGCCGCTTCCGCATCGAAGCCGTGCAGCAGGACATCAACGATCTGCGCAGCCTGATCACCACCCGGCTTGGCCCGAAACTCGGCGTTACCGCCGGTTTCAACTCGCTCGACGGGGATTGACGCCATGGCTGGCCCCTCCCGCCGCGGTTTCCTCGCGGGGCTTCTCGCCGCAGGCATGGCCCCGCAGGCCAGTTGGGCGGACCTTGGCCACCCTGCCTATCTCTCGGCTGGCAAAGCCCCCGATGGCAGCTTCCTCCTCGCGGGTCTGGACCGCACCGGCGCCATCCTGTTTCGCCACCCGCTGCCCGCGCGTGGCCATGCCGCAACCGCGCACCCCAGCCGCCCCGAGGCGGTCGCCTTCGCCCGCCGCCCCGGACAGTTCGCGGATGTAATCGACTGCCGTCACGGCACAGCCCTGACCCGGCTGACGCCGCCCAAAGGTCACCATTTTTATGGCCATGGCGTCTTTTCCCCGGACGGTTCCCGCCTGTTCACCACCGAAAACGCCTTTGAAAGCGGCAACGGCCGGATCGGCATCTGGGACGCCAGCGACGGCTACCGCCGGATTGGCGATCATGCCTCCGGCGGCATTGGCCCGCATGATATCCGCCTGCGCACCAGCCCTGACGGCCAGCACAATCTGGTGGTGGCCAACGGCGGCATTCAGACCCATCCCGACAGCGGCCGTGCGAAACTGAACCTCGCCACGATGCAACCCAACCTGAGCTATCTCAGCCTTGAAGGCCCCCTACAGGATCAGCTGATCCTGAACGCCGACATGCGCCTGAACTCGATCCGCCACCTCGCCATCAGCACCACGGGGACCGTTGGTTTCGCAATGCAGTGGCAGGGCGACGCCGGTGCGGATCTGCCCATTATCGGCCTGCACAAGCCCGGCTCCGCCCCCCGCCTGATGGCCGAGGACGATCCCCGCCTGCGCAACCTCAACGGCTATGGCGGCTCCGTCGCCTTCTCCCGCGATGGAACACAGATCGCCGTCACCTCCCCGCGCGGCGGTGTGGTGCAGATCGCCGATTGCACCACCGGCGCGCTGCTGCATGAGATCCGAATGACAGATGTCTGCGGGCTGGCCAGTGATGACGCGGGCTTTATCGTAACAACCGGCGCCGGCCAGGTGAGCACAGTCCGCGACGGCACGCCCACCCATCTGGGCCGGGCCGATCTTGCCTGGGACAATCATCTGATCCCGATTGCTTGACCAGTCAGTCAAGAAAGCAAAACGAAAGCAAAACGAAAATACTCCGTGACTTTTCGCAATCGACGGCCTAGATAGGCCTGCGAAAGGATCCCCCATGGACGCAAGCGACAGACAGGCTGCCATTCTCGACCTCCTGACCCAACAGGACCGGGTGGAGGTCGAAGATCTCGCGCAGCGCTTTGGCGTCTCGCTGCAGACCATCCGCACCGATCTGCGCGATCTGGCCGCCCGTGGCGCGTTGTCCCGTGTCCATGGTGGTGCGGTGCGCAGCAGCAGCGGCGCCAGCCGAGACTATGCCGAACGGCGCAAGCTGAACGCCCGTGGCAAACGCGCCATGGCCGCGCTCGCCGCAGACCTGATCCCCGACAATTGCGCCGTCACCCTCAATATCGGCACCTCCACCGAACAGGTGGCCCGTGCCCTTTCTGGCCATCGCGGCCTCACCGTTCTGTCTAACAATATAAACATTATCAATATGATGATGGAGGATGAGAGTAAGGAGCTGGTGCTTGTCGGCGGGGCCATCCGGCAAAGTGACGGCGCCATCGTCGGCGAAGACGCGCTGGAGTTCATTGCCCGCTACAAGGTTGATATCGCGGTGATCGGTGCCTCGGCCATGGATGCCGACGGCGCCATTCTTGACCATGACCCGCGCGAAGTCTCCGTCGCCCGCGCCATCCTCAAAAACGCCCGAAAGCGCGTGCTCGTTTGCGATGGCAGCAAGTTCGAGCGCACCGCCCCGGTCCGTATCTGCGATATCTCCGATCTCGACGTGGTGGTCACCGACCGTCCCGTTCCGTCCGAATTTTCCCGCGCGGCAAAGGCCGCAGGCACGCAAATCCTCTGGGTTGGCGAAAACGAAAGTAGCGAAAATGTCTAACACAAACGCGCAAGAGCAGATCACCGATCTTTTCATCATCGGCGGCGGCATCAATGGCTGCGGCATCGCCCGTGACGCCGCCGGTCGCGGCCTGTCTGTTGCACTGGCTGAGATGAACGATCTCGCCTCCGCCACCTCCTCCGCCTCGACCAAATTGTTTCACGGCGGGTTGCGCTATCTTGAATACTTTGAGTTCCGGCTGGTGCGTGAGGCGCTGATCGAACGCGAGGTGCTGCTGACGGCGATGCCGCATATCTCCTGGCCGATGCGTTTTGTGCTGCCCTTCCACAAGGACATGCGCTTTGACAACACCACGCCAACCTCAAAACTGCTGACCACGATCATGCCGTGGATGAAGGGCCGACGCCCAGCCTGGCTGATCCGTCTTGGCCTGTTCATGTACGACAGTCTCGGCAAACGCGGCATCCTTCCCGGCACCTCCCAACTGGATCTCGCCAGCGATCCCGCAGGCCGCCCGCTCGACCCGAAGTTCAAGACCGCTTTTGAATACTCCGACTGCTGGATCGAAGATGCGCGGCTGGTGGTGCTGAATGCCCGCGACGCCGAGGCCCGCGGCGCCGAAATCATGACCCGCACCAAAGTGACCGGCGCCACCCGCAACGCGGACCACTGGCTGATTGACCTTGAAGACATCACCACGGGCGCAACCTCGCAGCGCCGTGCCAAGATGTTGGTCAATGCCGGTGGCCCCTGGGTGGCAGATGTTCTGCGTCAGAAACTGGGCCAGAACAGCCGCGAAAGCGTCCGTCTGGTGCGCGGCAGTCATATCGTGGTCCCGAAACTCTATGATCACGGGCGCTGCTACTTCTTTCAAGGCACCGACGGGCGCATCATCTTCGCCATCCCCTATGAGGAAGACTACACGCTGATCGGCACCACCGACGCCGACCACCCCGACCCGCAAACCGCCCCGACCTGCACGCCGGAGGAACAGGATTACCTGATCAATTTCGCCTCGCAGTATTTCGCCAATCCGCTCAGCCGCGACGATATCGTCTGGACCTATTCCGGCGTGCGCCCGCTCTATGACGATGGGGCCAGCTCTGCCACTGCCGCCACCCGCGAATATGTGCTGACCCTGAACGACAGCGCCGCGCCGCTGCTCAATGTCTTTGGCGGCAAGATCACCACCTATCGCAAACTGGCCGAGGCCGCGCTGGAGAAGATCGCCACCGTGTTCCCCGATCTGCCCGCCGACTGGACCGCAGGCGTTGCCCTGCCCGGCGGTGATTTCCCGGTTGGCGACGTGGCAAAACTGACCGCGAAACTGGCGCAGGACTATCCTTTCCTCAGCCCATACGCGACCCGCCGCTTGATCCGCGCCTATGGGACAGAGGCTTGGGACGTGCTGGGCACAGCCTCCACAGCTGCCGATCTCGGCCAGGCCTTCGGCGCCACCATCACCGCCCGTGAACTCGACTGGACCATCGCCCACGAATGGGTTCGCACCGGCGAGGATTACCTGTTGCGCCGCACCAAACTGGCCCTGCGCCTGAGCGAGGAAGAGCGCGCGGCGGTCGACGCATATATCCGCAGCAAGGCCCCAGATCTGGCCGCCTGAGTGCGGTCTCTGGGACGGGGGGTGCCGGGCCGTTTCAGGCCCCGACGCCTTAACCCCTCCGCAACACGTCCACTCCCTATGCGTCCGCCCCCTGCGCAACGCCCATAAAAAGTATCAACCTCCCTGCCCGATTGTTTCGCACGCGAAACATTTGGTCAGAAGGGCTGACATTGTCACCAGTGCTCTTCCGGCGGCCCTGCGGGGGCAACGCTGTCATTCATGATTTCGGAGTGCGGGCGAAGCTATCCGGCAAAGCTGATGTCGCTGGCCGCAACACGACTTATCAAACCACCGGTATTCACCGCATGATAAATTGAGCGTGGGGGCCGGGCAGCCTCATCCACGTGGCGATGCACCCATTGTCGGCCCTCCAGCGTTTTCAGCGACTGAGACAAGGCGCGATCCGTAATCCTGCGCAGATTGCGTTTTATGTCGTTGAAGTGGCTCGGCTCATGCAGAGCCGTCAGAATCGGCAACGTCCACGAGCGCCGCAGCAAATCCCGATCTTCCTCAGCTGTGACACTGTGGATTTTGTTGGCGGTGGCGGCGGCAGAAACGCCCAGCGCGGTCAGCCGAAACTCAGGCCGCAGCGGATGCCCATAGCCGGGATTTCGCTCCAGCAACCCGATCGAGATCAGGTGATCAACGCTTTGCGCAAACGCCGTCCTGCTTGCCCCGGTGGCCGTCAGCAGCGGCGCCTGCCGCCCGGCAACGCCTGCGTGCAGATGGGCCAGAATAGGGATCGCCCAGGCCCTTGAGGTGGTGTTGACAAACGTCTCAATGTCCATAAAGTATAGTTAGTATATTTTCGATCAAAAGGGAAGACCATGGCGCTTATTTCAGTGGAAGAAACCATCACAATCTCGTTTTCGGTCAAGGATCGCCACGCAACTGCGGATTGGTTCAAAACCATGCTTGGGTTTGACACGATCTACCACGCGGATGAGGCCGGGTGGTCGGAGATTCAGACCAAGACACCCGGCGTCACAATCGGTCTGGGTGAGCATACCAAACCCGCCCCCGGCAACTGCGTTCCCGTCTTCGGCATCTCCGATCTGGATACGGCGCGGCAGAAACTGGAACAGGCCAAGGTGAAATTTGACGGCGAAACCGATGTCGTCGAAGGCATGGTCAAAACAGCGACCTTCTACGATCCTGACGGCAACGCGATGATGCTGGCCGAAGATCTGACCGGTGGCGCATGACGATGCGCCGTGTCTGCACAGCATCTCTCGCCCTGCTGCTTGCGGCGGGTGTTGCCTCCGCTGAACCGTTCAAGGAGATCACCGTCGGCGTTCCGGTGGCCTCGATCACCGATGCAGAAGCGTGGTATCTCACCCTGTTTGGCCCTGAGGTTGAAGTGCTGAAGCCCGTTCCCGGTGTTGTCGAATTCAAGGTGGCGCCCGATACGTGGTATCAGATCTTCGAAACCGAAAATCCCCAGCCATCCGGGGCTGTCGTCCGATTTCTGGTGGAGGATATGGCCGCCTCTCAGGCCATATGGGCTGACGCTGGCATCGACACCGGTGAAGCAATCCAAATTCCAGACGTCGTGACCTATTCAGAGTTTACTGACCCTGACGGGAACGCCCTCGGGCTTTATGATCTGCCGTAAGCGCTCAGAACTTCGCGACCAGTCAGACCGGCGCAGTTTCGGCGGAACGCCCCCGCAATGGAGAGCGGGGGCGTTCCATCTCAGATCCTCACAAGAGATCAGAATTCCACGCCCTTCTGGGCTTTGATGCCGTCACGGAAGGGATGTTTGATCTGGCCCATCTCGGTGACCAGATCGGCGATTTCGATCAGCTCTTCCTTGGCGTTGCGGCCGGTCAGAACGACATGAGTCATCGGCGGTTTTTCGGTTTCCAGAAATTCCACCACATCGGCGATGTCGATATAGTCATAGCGCAGGGCGATGTTGATCTCATCCAAGAGCACCATGGTGTTGCGCTCGTCGCGGATCATCTCCTTGGCCTTTTCCCAGCCCTTTTGCGCGGCGGCGATATCGCGGGCCTTGTCCTGTGTTTCCCAGGTAAAGCCTTCGCCCATCGCATAAAACTGACACAAATCGCTGAAGTTTTCTTCGATCAGCGTGCGTTCGCCGGTCTGCCAGGCGCCCTTGATGAACTGCACCACAGCCGAGGGCATACCATGGGCGATGCAGCGCATGATCATGCCAAAGCCAGAGCTGGATTTGCCCTTGCCCGGACCGGTGTGGACGATGATCAGCCCTTTCTCGCCATCCTTGTTCTGCATCATGCGGTCGCGGGCGGCCTTCTTCTTGGCCATCTTCGCCGCGTGGCGTGCCGCTTCTGCTTCGGAAATGTCGGTCTCGGACTTATCGCTCATCGGGGCTCTCCTAGTGGTTCGCCCATGTCTTGACAAAGACAGGGGCAATGGCGCAAGGGGGTTTTGTTGGTTCCTGCCATTTGGCAGGCGAAGAGGGAATGTGACAGTTGGGCCATCCGGGCCAAACCAAGCACAGCCGCCCCCGCGACCGTGACCGGAGAGGTCTCCGATGCCACTGAGGAAACTCGGGAAGGCAGGATGACCGTCAAGGCCCCAGGCCTTGGCATCCGCAAGCCGGGAGACCTGCCAACAAAAGAAATGCAACGGGCGGACGGGGTGTTCCGCGACTGGCTGGGATTCCTGCGCGACCTTCGCGCCCCCGCTGGCCCGCAGCCCCCTCGCTGAAACCAAGTGAAGGGCGCTCATGGCCGAGGTAACACTGACGATCTGCACCACCTGCCGTCGCGGCGAGATCACCGACCCGGAGGCCCCTCGCCCCGGAGCCCGCATGCTCGCGGCCCTGCAAGACGCCGAGCTGCCCGAGGGCGTCAATGTGCGCGGTGTCGAATGCCTCTCCGCCTGCACCCGCGGCTGCTCCATGGTGCTGAGCGGCGGCGATGCACGCTGGAGCTACATCTATGGCGACCTGGACCCCGACGAACATGTGCCCGACATCCTGACCGGCGCTGCCGCCTATGCCGCCACCACGGATGGTCTGGTGCCCTGGCGCGAACGCCCGGTGGTGTTCCGCAAGCAATCCATTGCCCGCATCCCGCCCGCACCTGTGGCGGCGCCTTCCACTCCCCCATCGTTGACCAAGGATTAACCCCATGAGCGACCTGAATAAAATCCCCGTCACCGTCATCACCGGCTTCCTTGGCGCAGGGAAAACCACCCTGATCCGCCACCTGATGCAGAACCCGCAGGGCAAGCGTCTGGCCGTGGTGGTCAATGAGTTTGGCACCGCCGGGGTGGACGGCGAAATTCTGAAATCCTGCGCGGATGAAAACTGCCCGGCGGAAAACATCATGGAGCTGGCCAACGGCTGCATCTGCTGCACCGTGGCGGATGATTTCATCCCGACCATCGAACAGCTGATGGACCTGCCGGAAAAACCCGATCACATTGTGATCGAAACCTCTGGTCTGGCATTGCCGAAGCCCCTGCTGAAAGCCTTCGACTGGCCCGCCATTCGCTCACGCATCACCGTCGATGGCGTGGTTGCGCTGGCCGATGCCGAAGCCGTCGCCAAGGGTCAGTTCGCCACCGATCTGGAGGCGGTTCAGGCGCAGCGCGAGGCCGATGAAGGCATTGATCACGAAACTCCGCTGTCGGAGCTGTTCAAGGACCAGATCTCCTGCGCTGATATCATCCTGTTGTCCAAGGCCGATCTCGCCGG encodes the following:
- a CDS encoding DUF1513 domain-containing protein, with product MAGPSRRGFLAGLLAAGMAPQASWADLGHPAYLSAGKAPDGSFLLAGLDRTGAILFRHPLPARGHAATAHPSRPEAVAFARRPGQFADVIDCRHGTALTRLTPPKGHHFYGHGVFSPDGSRLFTTENAFESGNGRIGIWDASDGYRRIGDHASGGIGPHDIRLRTSPDGQHNLVVANGGIQTHPDSGRAKLNLATMQPNLSYLSLEGPLQDQLILNADMRLNSIRHLAISTTGTVGFAMQWQGDAGADLPIIGLHKPGSAPRLMAEDDPRLRNLNGYGGSVAFSRDGTQIAVTSPRGGVVQIADCTTGALLHEIRMTDVCGLASDDAGFIVTTGAGQVSTVRDGTPTHLGRADLAWDNHLIPIA
- a CDS encoding DeoR/GlpR family DNA-binding transcription regulator, whose translation is MDASDRQAAILDLLTQQDRVEVEDLAQRFGVSLQTIRTDLRDLAARGALSRVHGGAVRSSSGASRDYAERRKLNARGKRAMAALAADLIPDNCAVTLNIGTSTEQVARALSGHRGLTVLSNNINIINMMMEDESKELVLVGGAIRQSDGAIVGEDALEFIARYKVDIAVIGASAMDADGAILDHDPREVSVARAILKNARKRVLVCDGSKFERTAPVRICDISDLDVVVTDRPVPSEFSRAAKAAGTQILWVGENESSENV
- the glpD gene encoding glycerol-3-phosphate dehydrogenase; the encoded protein is MSNTNAQEQITDLFIIGGGINGCGIARDAAGRGLSVALAEMNDLASATSSASTKLFHGGLRYLEYFEFRLVREALIEREVLLTAMPHISWPMRFVLPFHKDMRFDNTTPTSKLLTTIMPWMKGRRPAWLIRLGLFMYDSLGKRGILPGTSQLDLASDPAGRPLDPKFKTAFEYSDCWIEDARLVVLNARDAEARGAEIMTRTKVTGATRNADHWLIDLEDITTGATSQRRAKMLVNAGGPWVADVLRQKLGQNSRESVRLVRGSHIVVPKLYDHGRCYFFQGTDGRIIFAIPYEEDYTLIGTTDADHPDPQTAPTCTPEEQDYLINFASQYFANPLSRDDIVWTYSGVRPLYDDGASSATAATREYVLTLNDSAAPLLNVFGGKITTYRKLAEAALEKIATVFPDLPADWTAGVALPGGDFPVGDVAKLTAKLAQDYPFLSPYATRRLIRAYGTEAWDVLGTASTAADLGQAFGATITARELDWTIAHEWVRTGEDYLLRRTKLALRLSEEERAAVDAYIRSKAPDLAA
- a CDS encoding VOC family protein; the encoded protein is MTMRRVCTASLALLLAAGVASAEPFKEITVGVPVASITDAEAWYLTLFGPEVEVLKPVPGVVEFKVAPDTWYQIFETENPQPSGAVVRFLVEDMAASQAIWADAGIDTGEAIQIPDVVTYSEFTDPDGNALGLYDLP
- a CDS encoding DUF1636 family protein translates to MAEVTLTICTTCRRGEITDPEAPRPGARMLAALQDAELPEGVNVRGVECLSACTRGCSMVLSGGDARWSYIYGDLDPDEHVPDILTGAAAYAATTDGLVPWRERPVVFRKQSIARIPPAPVAAPSTPPSLTKD
- a CDS encoding winged helix-turn-helix transcriptional regulator, translated to MDIETFVNTTSRAWAIPILAHLHAGVAGRQAPLLTATGASRTAFAQSVDHLISIGLLERNPGYGHPLRPEFRLTALGVSAAATANKIHSVTAEEDRDLLRRSWTLPILTALHEPSHFNDIKRNLRRITDRALSQSLKTLEGRQWVHRHVDEAARPPRSIYHAVNTGGLISRVAASDISFAG
- the cobW gene encoding cobalamin biosynthesis protein CobW, which gives rise to MSDLNKIPVTVITGFLGAGKTTLIRHLMQNPQGKRLAVVVNEFGTAGVDGEILKSCADENCPAENIMELANGCICCTVADDFIPTIEQLMDLPEKPDHIVIETSGLALPKPLLKAFDWPAIRSRITVDGVVALADAEAVAKGQFATDLEAVQAQREADEGIDHETPLSELFKDQISCADIILLSKADLAGEDGLDKARSMIEAEAPRKLPILSMSEGVIDPRVILGLEAAAEDDLDARPSHHEHHHHHDDDHDHHHDHDHSHDDFDTIVVEMGEVSDPETLQNAIVKLARERNILRVKGYVAVEGKPMRMLVQAVGERLRAQYDQPWGAQARKTVLVVIAEHDNIDAEAIRAELGA
- a CDS encoding VOC family protein — its product is MALISVEETITISFSVKDRHATADWFKTMLGFDTIYHADEAGWSEIQTKTPGVTIGLGEHTKPAPGNCVPVFGISDLDTARQKLEQAKVKFDGETDVVEGMVKTATFYDPDGNAMMLAEDLTGGA
- the cobO gene encoding cob(I)yrinic acid a,c-diamide adenosyltransferase, with protein sequence MSDKSETDISEAEAARHAAKMAKKKAARDRMMQNKDGEKGLIIVHTGPGKGKSSSGFGMIMRCIAHGMPSAVVQFIKGAWQTGERTLIEENFSDLCQFYAMGEGFTWETQDKARDIAAAQKGWEKAKEMIRDERNTMVLLDEINIALRYDYIDIADVVEFLETEKPPMTHVVLTGRNAKEELIEIADLVTEMGQIKHPFRDGIKAQKGVEF